The window ACAGGCGTCCGTGATTGATCTCGGAGCTGTAATACTGTTCGACTTCCTCTTTGACTGTCTGGCCAGACGGTCGATCCGCGCCGGCGATTACGTACAGCAGGTCACGCTGAAACCCGGTCAAGTCATGCATTGCTCAATCACATTGACCGTTCCGTTGAGTGGATATTTGTTATCCGCATCATACAGATTCGGCAGGCTGCCGTTCACGACATCGGACGTGACCGTTTCGCAGCTATGAGCGGCTTACTCTCGATGAAACAGTGTGTATCGTGACGTTCGCAGGGACGGTCGTTCGGCCTCGATCCGCTCAGCTACTGATCGCTTGGACACGATGGTTCGATCAGCGCTCTTGTCTCGACGCTCGAGTCGCTGTGGGCTGCGGAGACGGCGATCCCGTCGGAGCCGATCTCGACGTGAAGGTGGTCGATCGTCGCTTCGTATGCCGTAGTGTGCGAGCCGTTTTTCTCGAATCGGATGCACTCAGCGAGCAGTTCGCTTTCGAGGAGGTTGTTGATTCGTCGATAGACCGTCGCCGACGAACAGTCTGCTTTCTCGGTGAGTTCTTTGGCCGTCCGTGGCCCCTCGCTCGTTGCTATGAGGATCGTCCGTGCACACTCGTCGCCGAGGACGTTGAGCTGTGTTGCTGGGTTGACTGCCGATTCCGCCGCCGTATTGTTTGCGTGAGTAGACATTGGTTGCATCACCGTGTTGGCTCCCTGATCGACACATCAGGGGATGTACCGATGGTCAACCACCGACACTGCTAGACCATCAGCACCTTCCTGTGTTCTAACTCGTAAGGGGTAGTGGTATTTTATAACGAACTACCTTATCCGGTATAGGCTGGGATTTCATTTTCGAAACCTTGGATTTCTTTACGGAAAGTTAGGCTTTCATACGACGGTAGGGTGTGTTTTCTCGATGAATTCCAGCCAAATCGGGAACATTCCGCGAGAGGATTGTCTGTATATAGGGCCCGTAATCGGGCGAAAACGTGTACAGAGGTCGTTCAACCGGGAGAAAACCCCGTGTTAACCCGGTGATTACGGAGTCACCCACCTGAACGGTCGTCCGCTTTTATTCGGATCTGAGAACGCTCGTTGTACGTTGCTCGGTGGCGCCGCGCCACTCGAGTATCGATCTCACCCCCATCTCGATCCCACGCCCCACTGCCATGACATCAACCCGACTCACCTGGAC of the Natronosalvus vescus genome contains:
- a CDS encoding winged helix-turn-helix domain-containing protein; translation: MSTHANNTAAESAVNPATQLNVLGDECARTILIATSEGPRTAKELTEKADCSSATVYRRINNLLESELLAECIRFEKNGSHTTAYEATIDHLHVEIGSDGIAVSAAHSDSSVETRALIEPSCPSDQ